CCTTGCCTGAAAGGGCGCAATTCAATGTACAAATTCAACAGGCGATGCGGAGTTGATGTTATCTTCAATCCACATCGCCTGTTGAATGGATGTTTTAAATTGTTTCAGTACCTGTTGCCGGTTTTATTGCTTTTCGGTTTTGAAGTAATAAAAACCTGCGTCTTGAAATTTGCCCTTTCCGACGGCGCGTTTTAAGGTCAATTCATATTCGCCATTCGTGAAAATTGCAGCGGGCACGACGAGGTTCACCGCTTTACCCCAACTCGCTGAACTTGCCGCCAGCGCGTCTTTGCTCCACACCAGTGCGCCGCCGAAGGTTTTCACTTCAACACGGTATAAGCCTTTGCCATCGTCGCTTCCCAAATCGAGTTGCAGTTGAATGTGGCGGGCATTGCGCGGCAGCCGCAGCCGTTGCGGTTCATCGCTTTCATCGCGGGTTCTGCCGGATTCGAGCGCAAAAGAAATTACCGAATCGGCAATGCCGGTTTCACTTGCCGGACGAGTTTGCAGGGTTTTCTGTAAACGCTCTTTTTCAGCCTGCAACTCGGCGCGCTCTTTTTCCAATGCCTCACGGGTTTGCTGTTCGCGTTGTAGCTGTTCGTTCAATTGCTGATTGCGGTCTTGCAAATCATTGGATTGTTTTTTGGTCGCTTGATAATCCTGTTCTATTTGACGTTGTCGGGCTTGGGCAATGTCAACCTGTGATTTGAGTCGCGAGGTTTGTGACCAAAGCCAAACTCCTGCCACGGCAAACAGCAGCATTGCCGCTGCCATTGCTGTTTGCAAAACCAGGGCGCGCCCGCTGAGTAATCCGATTAAGCTTTGCCAAAACGATGGGCGTTCTTCTTGGCTTGAGCGATGCGCAACCGGAAGTGTTGCGGCTTCAGTGGCATTCACGGCTTCCGCCATCAAGGCTTTGACGACGGCGACCTTTTCGCGACGGGTTGAAGATTTATCGAGTTGCGCTTCAAATAATTTTCGCTCACGCGAACTTAAAGCGCCGCGCAAATAGTTGTAAATGAGTTCATCTTCGGCGATCAGTAAATTTTGATAAAACTCATCATCTTTAAAAAAGCGTTCTTCGATTTCCAGCCGTTCGGTTTCGGATAATTCGCCGAGCAGGTATTGATTGATTAATTTTTCCTGATTTTTCAGTGTCATTTTCGTTCCAATCGGTAAAGATTGCCTCCACGATTGCGCCCCGCAATCATCTGTTTTTGACAATGGGTAATGCATTTTTCGAGTTTTTCGCGCACTCTGAGGGCGCGAATCCGTAAAGCATTCAGGGGCAATTTTAATCGCTCTGCAAGCCGTTTGCGGTTTTCGATCTTCGCGCCTTTCTCTTGGGTGTAATAAGCCAAAATCATGTCGCGATTTTCCTCTGTGAGATTTTGCAAACACTGTTTCAAACAGGCGATGCGGATTTGTGCGTCTTCATCTTCATCACGGTTTTCTTCAACCGGTGGCGGCAATTCATTCAATGCAGCGTTGTGTTTTTCACGCTCTTTTAAAAGTTCAAGGGTGAGCATTCGCGCGACGCCGAAAACATAGGTTGAAACGTCGCGAATCTCGTCGCCGTGATCGATTTTGCGAACCACACGGTTGATGGTTTCATCCGCATGGTCTTCGGCAAAATGAAAACCGCGCCAGGCAAAAAAACTGATGAGTTTGCTGCGCACCCGTTCGTAAGCTTCGCCGGCGAGCACTCTATCGGCATCGAGGCAAACCAGAAATTTATCGAACGCTTCCTGCGTAATCGTCCACCCGACTCTGTTTAAGGCTGCGTCTTCCATAGAGAATTTCTCTTTTGCGTACTCAATCAGTTGTCTTGCAAATCCACATTGAAATTTCCGCGCGAAAACTGTCGGCTTACCGCCATTCACCCTGCAAGGTAAAAGCCGCCCAGTAATAGGGGGCTTTTTTCGCCTTAATCATTTCCACCTGCGCGGCTCTCAAGGCGGCGGCAGTGGTCAATTGGTTACCGAGATAGGCTTTATAAAATTGTTTCATCAACTCAGCGGTGGCGCGGTCTTCGACGCTCCAGAGACTGGCGACGACGCTTCGCGCTCCCGCATACATAAAGCCGCGCGTCAACCCGATGAGACCTTCGCCTTTCACGTCTTTACCGAGCGCCGTTTTACAACCGCTCAAGACGACGAGGTCGGCGTTTAATTGCAAATTGTAAATTTCGTGCAAGCGCAAAAAACCATCCACAGATTTGCCCGCTTCGTCGGTTAAAGATAAAACGATGCCCGATAGTTCCGGCGTTTTGCCGTTTAACAACGCATGCGTTGCAAAATGGATGATGCGATATTGCGTCAACGATTCACTCAAGGCGAGCGGTTTATTTGCCGCAAAATCGAGCGCGGCGAGTCGTTGACTCTGCGGCACGACTTCAATAATCGCTTCGGCTTCCTGGCGGCTCGACGGCAGGCGATAAAAATTGCTCAAGCCTGCGTCATTGCCTGACCGTAGAGCGAGCGTATTGGTGAGCGTCTCCGCCGAGGCTTTTTTGGCTGCCAGTTGTTTGACCCGCATATCTTCGGTTGAAAAAACCGGGTCAGCAAAAATCGCCAGAGTTTTTCGCGTTGCCGTTGTCTCTGCGCTGTCGCGTCGCATGGCGGTGAGTACCGATGACGAAGGCAAAGTGACGATTTCATTTTCGACAATCAACGGGTTTTGACTTGTTGGTTTCGGTAACGCCGCAAACGGCAGATACTGTAGCCAGCCTTCGCCAACAATCAGCAGACGTTTGTTGGCGAAAAGCGATGCAGCGGGCGCTAAAATCATTCGGCTCAACTCTGCCGCTTCTTTGCGAAACGCTTCGTCGGCGAGTTTCACGCGCATCAGTTTTTGTTCAATCGATTCATTCGCGATATTGCGATTTCTGGCGGTCAGCAGTTCATAAATCCGTTTGGCTTTGCTCTCGATTTCAAAGCGCGATGGTAAGGTGAAACTTCTGATTGAATTCGTCGTCACCGCCCACAGGTAACTGCGGTCTTTGCCGAGACTGTATTCCAACAGCAATGTGTCTTTATCCAATACCTGTTGTTGAATCTCTGCAAGCGTCAACGGTTGGGGTTGCATCATCGCCGCATAACGCGGATTGGTGGCGCGGATTTTAGCGCGCACTTCCTGAAAATCGCCTAACAGTTGTCGGAGTTCTTTTTCAACGATTTCAACTTGCGTGTTGGTGTGTTTCCCTGCAAGCAGGCGTATGCGGTATTGCTCTTTGGCATTGAGTTCTTTTTGAATCGCGGCGCGGCGAGTGATGAGCGTCGCATCAACCCCTTGGGTGAACTGCACACGCGCTTCCGTGAGCATATCCAACAGCCCGCGCGCTTTGCCGCGTTCACTGGTTTGTAGCGCCGCCGCTTGATAATTATTCGCGGGTTCTGCCGTGTGCATCTGCATCAGGATGTCGGTCAGGGTTTCGTAAAATTCGCGTTTCGATGAGAAGAAAGCCGTTTGTATATCCTGATTGTTGATGCGACTGCGCACCGATTCGATGATTTCAATTGCCGATTCCATCGCCAAACGCGCGGCGCTCAGATTGCCCAGGCTTCGTTCAACCTCGGCGATGCCTTTCAGGGTGAACGCTTCATCGGTTCGGCTTTTTATGGTTTGTTGGATCGTGAGCGCCTGACGCAACGTTTTTAACGCCTCGTCAGGTTTGCCCTGCGCGGCATAAATCAGCCCGAGATTGGCGAGCGCCTTGGCATCACCGAGCGCATCCTGCGAGGCGACCGACAATTGATGAGCTTTATCAAACGCTTCTTGAGCTTTTTGATAATCATTCATTTGCAGGTAAATCAGACCGAGATTGTTTAAGGCGATGATTTCCAAACGGCGGTCAATGACGGTTGCGTAAATGTCGAGCGCCTGCTGGCAACTCTGCAATGCCTGTTGATACTGTCCTGCCTCTTTATAGACGACCGCAAGATTATTGAAGATGGCAGCTTCCAACCGGCGGTCATTGACTTTTCTGGCAAGCGGCAATGCCTGTTGCAGATATTCTTCGGTTTTGGCGTAGTCGCTTGACGCGCCATAGGCTTGTCCCAGAGCGTTGACGGTATTGGCTTCACCTCTTACATCCCCGGCAGCGCGACGAATCGCCAGCGCCTGTTCGAGACTTGTAAAGGCTTTTTCGATTTCGCCGATTTGCAGATAGACGCCGCCGAGATTATGCAGCAATGAGGATTCCTGAAGTTTTGCGCCCAATTGATGAAGCAGGGCGATTGCTTGCAGGTAGTAATCGACGCTTTTTGGCGCGTCGCCCTGAAAAGCGTACAGGTTGCCGATGCTGTTCAAAATTCCGGCTTCAATCATGCGATTTGAGGTTGAGCGAATCAAAGGCAGCGAGAGATTCAAATGCTCCAGGGCGTTTGCGCTATCGCCGAGCAGACGATAAACGATGGAAATCATTTGATGGGTTGAGGCTTGCGCCTGCGCGTCGCCAAGTTCCCGTGCGAGCGCAAGGTATTGTTGATATTTTTCCAATGCATTGCCGAGGCTTGCAGCATCGCCTTTAACGCGCAATCGTTCGGCTTCTTCGTAGAGACGTTCGGCGGTAACGAATTTCAGGTCGGTAGCGGTTGCCGGATGAATGTCTGCGACCGTGATTTCAAAAGCGCCCTTTGCGCTTGCCCCTTTGGCAGTGCGGATTTCCAGTTGATAAACCCCTGCGGTTTGGGTGACCACAGCGATGCGTTCGACTTCGACCAAGCCGGCGGCGACATCGGATTGCAACACGACGTTGCCTTGCGGGTCGCGCAGGGTGACGACCAAATCAATTTTTAATTGTTTGACGGTGACGCGCAGATATTGATTGGCTTCAAGCGGCAGACGATAGGCATAAATTTCATTTTCGGCAATATCGTGTTTGACGACCGCGCCGTTTTCCAGGGTTCCCAACTCCTGAACCGATTGCTGCGGTAAGAGCAAGAAGAAAAGCAAGGTGATGATGGTTATTTTCATTCGTACCTCCGCATGAAAATTTGCAATGCCGGACAAATCAAATCGCGGATCAATCAAAACCTTTATTTAACCAGAGGGAGGTTTTTCATTTTGCATTGAAAATACGCTCCTACATTCTTATCTGGCAACTTCTGAAAAAACATTTCAGATTTTTTTGGTTCAGAGAAATTTTAATTTTTACCGATTGGCTTTGCGCCTTTTGATTCCCAAAGGGTAGTCTTCGCCTGTTGAAATGATGAAAAAAATTTTTGCCACTGCGGATATTGGAACCCCTGCGCTCAACCGTTTGCGCGAACTCGGTTATGCGGTCGAAGTTTACACGGAAATCGAACCGCCTCCACAAGCTTTAATCATCGAAAAAATTCAAAGCGGGATTGACGGGCTGATTACCACGTTGCGCGACAAACTCGATGAAACGGTTTTTGCGACGGGCGCAGGAACCCTCAAGGTTATCGGGCAAATGGCGGTCGGCATTGATAACATCGACCGCGAGGCGGCAAACCGCTACGGCATTCCGTTTACCAACACGCCGGATGTACTCACCGAAGCCACCGCCGAATTTGCGTTGTTTATGATGGGCGCAGTGTCGCGCAAACTCTATCCATCGGAAAAACTCGTGGAAGAAAACCGTTGGGGTTGCTGGCACCCTTACCATCCGTTTCTCGGTGATGAAGTCACAGGCAAAACGGTTGCGGTCATTGGCGCGGGACGCATTGGCAAAGCCTTTGCCAAAAAGTGCATCGGGTTGGATATGGACGTGCTGCTCTATAATGCGCATTCACGCGATGAGCGATTCGTTGAATTTGCGGCGCGTGAAATGCAACTCCGGTTCGATGCGGGCTTTTCGCGTCGTTTGCATCGTATCGCTTATGTTTCGTTTGAGACGGCGTTGCGAGATGCCGATTATGTGAGCCTGCATCTGCCGCTCAAAATGCCCGGTCAATCCGATACCCCGACCTTTCAGTTAATCAATCAGGGGGCGCTTGAGTTAATGAAGCCGACGGCTTATTTGATTAATACCTCGCGTGGCGCGGTTGTCGATGAGCGCGCGTTATATGAAGCGTTGCTCAACAAAAAAATTGCCGGGGCGGCTCTCGATGTTTTTGAAAAAGAGCCGTTACCGAAGGATAGTTTTTTACGCGATGGGCGATTAAAAGACCGTTTGCGCCTTTTTCATCATTTCGCGTCGGGGACGCAGGAAACCCGGCTTTCACCCGACCCGGATACCGGAATGGCAGGTCGCGCCGTGCAGGGGGTGATTGATGTTCTGGAAAATCATTACCAAGGCGATTTGACGGCAATGCCTTTTGTGGTCAACAAAGAAGCGTTTGGCGAAAAGTAATCATCCGGCTTTTGCCACCTGATGCCGAAAGTCATTGGGGGATTTTCACTTGAATTAACCAACCGGTATTGGGGAGCTAATATGGTTCAACCAAATCCAAAACGCAATCGGTTGTTGCGCTTTTTGAAGCGACTGCTCACCGCGCCGCTGGTTTTTATAGCGGCAATATTCATTCTGCTTGAAGACTGGTTATGGGACGATCTGGCGCGTTTGGCTGCGGCTATCGGGCGGTTGCCGATTTTTCACCAGATTGAAAATCTGATTTTGAAACTGCCGCCTTACGCGGCGCTTTTCATGTTTGCCGCACCCTCCCTTTTGCTGTTCCCGATTAAACTGCTGGCGCTCTATTTTATTTCGCATGGACAGGCGACGCTCGGCATGGCAACTGTCATCGGCGCGAAGTTCGCAGGCACGGCGCTGGTAGCGCGCATCTTTACGCTCACCAAACCTAAGTTGATGCGCATCAAATGGTTTGCCCGCCTGCACGATTGGTTCATCGCTTTCAAACATCGTATCTATGGTGCCATCAAAGCGACCGTTCTTTATCGGTTCACGCATCGCAAACTGGCGGCTTTGCGCCTGGTTTTGAAAGCCTGGATGGGCAAACGCCGCAGTTTTTTGCGCAGGCGTTGGCAGGCGGCAGTCAAATTGTTTCGCAGACAAAAACAATTGCAGGATTGAGGCAATCGCTTATTGCCCAGTCAATTTTTTTATAAAAAATATTCGGCATGTTTTTACAGATTTTGTCACTAAGGTTGTAGAGATGAATCGGAGGTGACGGAAGATGGCGATTAACTGGCTGGACGCTGAAACCTGGACACACAGTCCGCAACGCGGGTGCGTTTTTGAAGAACGATACAAGGGCAAATTATTCGATTCGGTTTTATCGCGCAATATCCACCCGACACAAAATCACTTTTTAGCTTTGCATTTGCGCGTCTTTTTGAAACCGGTTACCGGACAAACAACACAGCGCGATTTCAATAATCGCAGTTTCCCGATTAAAGAATGGACGCCCCAGGAATGGAGCAGTTTTACCAGTCAGTTTACCCGCCAGAGCTATCTTTGGAACAACCGCTTCTGGTTGATTCCGCCGAAATATTTCTCTCTGCTGGACGACAAATACGGCGGACGCGCCGTGCGCCCGAATATCAAGTGTCATTTAGCCGTAGAGGTGACCAATGCGGCGGGAAATGCTCATCGCACCATTGAAGTGGTCAACCTTGACCTTGCCGCCTTAGCCAGCCAGACCGGTAATAAAAATTTTGGCAGCGGGACGTTTCGCTCCTCGGATCGTCATTATGATTCATTGGATATCAAACCGCGTGACACACATTACACAGATGACCGGGGAGTCGAACACACCATTGAAAATTACTACACCATTGCCCACGAAATCGGACATGCCATTGGCTTGGGGCATGTCGGGGTTTTGAAATCCACGCCTCAGTGCGTCTTTGCGGTGGCTTTACGCAAGAACGGCGCTAGAAATGTCAGCAGCCATTTGAGCAACGGTTCCAATTCGCCAGTCTGTTACGGGCGATTCGATTCGCAAGGGCTTGCTGAAAACATCATGGGACTCGGCACCAAATTTGAAGAAGTCAACGCCGAGCCTTGGGTGAAACGTATCGGAATGCACACCAACACATCACTTCGGGATTGGAAAATTTCGCTGTCACACACTTCGCCGCAATCGGTGCGGTAGCTTTGATAATGGTTAGCGCCCCGTCGAGCCACCGAGTGAAATTGGCAAAATTGCAAACCCAAAGGGACACCGGTAAAACTTCAACGGCTCATTCTGACCCTCAGCCGCTAATCGCGTCTGCCCGAGTGTGAAAAGCTTCGCGCATCGGTTAAAATCTCCAGTGATGAATGATCAATTACACCTCGATGTTTTAGCTGTAGGCGCACACCCTGATGATGTCGAACTCGGATGCGGGGGAACGCTTGCGAAACTCGCAGCAATGGGCTACCGCGTTGGCATACTCGATATGACACGCGGCGAAACCGGAACCCGCGGCACTCCCGAAATTCGCGCTCAGGAAGCCGAAGCCGCCGCCAAAGTTTTAAACCTCGCCATTCGTGATAATCTCGAACTCCCGGACGCGCACGTCTGTTTAAATGATGAATCGCGCGTCCGCATGGTGAGAAAAATTCGCCGGTATCGCCCGCGCATCATGTTTACCCACTTCTGGGAAGACCCGCACCCCGACCACGTCAACACCTGCCGGATTGTCCGTGAAGCGGCGCATCTGGCGGGGCTTGCCAAATATGACGACGCCTCAAATCAATTGCGCCATCGCCCGAACACCGTAGCGCATTTCATGTTTCCACACACCATCACGCCAACTTTTATGGTCGATATTTCCGAGTACGCCGAACAGAAACGGCAGGCGGTTTGCTGCTATCGCTCGCAACTCTTTGACGCCAGCAGCAAAGAACCGCAAACCTATCTGAGCGATGAAAAATTTGTTCAGCGGCTGGAATCAAAAGACCTCTTTTTCGGTTATACCATTGGATGCGATCAAGCCGAAGGTTTCGTCGTACGCGAAGCCCTGAACGTCCACGACCCGGTCGATTTACTCACCCGAAAGATGAGCATGTACTCATGAAAGTCGAGAGTCTGGAGTCTGGAGTCCTGAGTCTCAGGATCACCGGCATACATTCGATTAACCTTAAAGTGTAAAGCGGGGGAACAAAGCAGGAGAAAATGCATGGCTACGTTCACGAAATTTGAAGACATTAAAGCCTGGCAGAAAGCCCGCGAAGTTACGCGAACGATTTATGAGTTGACCGCTAACGACCGCTTTGCAAGAGACTTTGGTTTGCGCGATCAAATTCGCCGCGCAGCGGTTTCAATTATGGCAAACATCGCTGAAGGGTTTGGCAGGCATTCCGATAAAGAGTTTTCCTATTTTTTAAGCATGTCTCATGGCTCGATTGCCGAAGTGCAATCACATTTATATATTGCCCTAGACCTGCGATACATTGAGCAAAAAGATTTCTCAATGCTTTATCGTTCACTTGATGAAACTTCACGCATGACACTCGCATTGGCTCAACATCTGAGAAAGCCTAAACCTTAATTCGGAAATAAATTTTGAAAGGACAGACTCCAGACTCTCGACTCTCGACTCCAGACTTTTATGAAAATCGGTATTACTTGCTACCCATCATACGGCGGCAGCGGCATCGTTGGCGCGGAACTCGGAGTTGAACTCGCCAAGCGCGGTCATTCGGTGCATTTCGTCAGCTACGCGCCGCCCATGCGACTTGGCAACGAAGAACGCGAAGGCGTGCAGTTTCATCCGGTGGATATGTTCACCTATCCGCTGTTTGAATATCCGCCGTACACCGATGCGCTTGCCTCGAAATTGAAAGAGGTGGCGGTTCAGGAAAAACTCGATGTGCTGCACATGCATTATGCGATTCCGCATTCGATTAGCGCCTACCTGGCGCGAGAGATGTTAAAACCCGAACGTTACCTGCCGACGGTGACCACTTTGCATGGCACAGACATTACCCTTGTCGGACGCGACCCGTCGTTTCTGTCCATCACGCAATTTGGCATCGAGCAATCGGACGGGGTTACGGCGATTTCAAAATATTTGCGCGCGGCGACCTGGGAGACCTTTTGTATGGGGTGCGATATTCAGGTGATTTACAATTTTATTGACGCTGATTATTACCATCGCGAGCCGCACGAAGCGTTAAAAAAACAGATTGCGCCGAAGGGCGAAAAAATCATTTTACATATTTCGACCTTTAGACCGGTGAAACGCATCGGTGATTGTATAGAAGTGCTGGCGCGTATGCGTGAACTTGAAAACGGCTCTGGTAGCCGCTTTGGAGTCAAACTGGTGATGTGCGGCGATGGTCCTGAGCGTGATGATGCCGAAGCGTTAGCCGATAGTTTGGGCATCAGCGAATGCGTGATTTTTGCCGGCAAACAACCGCAATCGGTGATTCGCGATTACTTGTCGATTGCCGATTTGTTATTGCTGCCAAGTCTCACGGAATCATTTGGATTGGTGGCGCTGGAAGCAATGGCTTGCGAAGTGCCGGTGATTGCCACGCGCGTTGGCGGCATTCCCGAAGTGGTTGTCGAAAACGAAACCGGCTTTATGTTCGAGGTCGGCGATATTCAGGGAATGGCAGAAGCCGCTTTGAAAATTTTAAATGACCAAGCCTTGCAGGAGCGCTTAGGACGACGCGGTCACGACCTTGCGGTTTCCGAGTTCACCACCGATAAAATCATCCCGCAATACGAAGCGCTTTATGAAAAACTGGTGCGCGAACATGCATAATCGCTGGTGGTTTAAATTCTGAATAGAGCGTGAGCAGGTAAAATCTGCTTAGAGCAATTTGCAAAAGAGTTTACTCAGCCTCTGTTGAGAGAGCGAGCTTTGACCGCGACTGCCTGACGACGCGGTCAAAGCTCGCTTGTTCAACCTCAGTAAATCGTATTGCAAACGGCTCTAAACTCGATCATCGGCGAGTTCCGCTGACGGTTGAAGAAAGGTTAAGCCTGTTTTGCGCCTTCGAGAAATTTTTCTACCTCTCTGGTGGAGCGCAACCACAATACATTTTTGTCAACTGCCTTCTCTTGAAGCACCTTGATAACTTTCGGGCGGGTTCGATTCCGGTAATTCAATATCCAAACGATAAATTCAAAACTGAGCTTTTCCAGGCAGCCTTCAGCCATATCCGGGCGACGCTGATTTCGGTATCGCGCCCAGCGTTTGAAAATCCGCCATAGACAAATCAGCGGCGCAATATCCAAAAAGATGATGGTGTCGCAAGCCTCAATGCGTAATTCAAGCGTCCCTGAATAATTGCCATCCATAATCCAGGCGTCGCGCATCAACAATTCTGCAAGTAAGCGTTTCCATTCGGGCTTGGGCATTTCAACCCATCCCGCTTGCCAATACAGCGAATCCAGATGAATGACTTCAATTTGGAGAATCTTGCTTAATTGCCTGGCAAAAGTTGATTTGCCCGCCCCGCCCGAACCAATAATCAAAATCTTGTTCATGATTTCTTAACCGGTGATTATTTCTTGCTGTGTTCTAAGGTCGCCCTTATTCAAACCCGATGAAAACCGGTTCAGGCGTGAGTTCAACGCCGAAGCTATCGAGGACGCGGGATTTGATGTGGTCGGCAAATGCGATGACTTCGCGGGCAGTGCCGCCGCCGCGATTAATAATCGCAAGCGCGTGTTTGCTTGAGGTGCCGACGTTGCCAAAAATTGTACCGCGCCGGATGCCTGCGCGTTCGATTAACCACGCGGCTGAAAGCTTCACTTCGCGACCAGCGCCGGCAAAAGCGGGCATCTGCTCGCCCGCTTGTAAAAATTTTTCAGCACGTTTGCGGATTTGTGCAAGCGCCTCCTGGCTGACAACCGGATTTACAAAGAATGACCCCACACTTTGCGAATCGGGGTCATCCGATAGCACCATCGCTTTGCGTTTGCGAATCTCGTAAACCGCCTGGCTCACCTGCGCAAGACTCGGTTCGCGCATTCCCTGTTCATCAATAAATTTTTTCAACTCTGCATAATGAATCTGCGGTTTGCCGCCATGCAATAATTTATAGGTCACTTTGGTAACCATGAAACGATGGCGGTCGCGATGTTTGAAACGGCTGGCGCGATAACCGAATTCGCAGTCTGCGGCGCTGAGTTCAACAAGCGCGTTGGTCTGTAAATCAAACGCTTCGACCGTAACAATCGTTTCGCTGACATCCTGCCCGTAAGCGCCGACGTTTTGAATCGGGGTTGAGCCGACATTGCCGGGGATACCCGATAGACATTCAACTCCGGCTAGATTTTTGGCGACGACCAACTCGACAAACGCGCTCCAGTTTTCTCCCGCGCCAACCGTCACCAAAGTTTCAGGCGAAGGCGAATTGGCGAACTCAGTGGGGGTTGGCGAAAATGCAATGCCGCGAATGCGATTATGAATCACCAATCCTTGAAAGCCCGCATCGGCAACCACGATGTTGCTGCCGCCGCCGAGGACGAATACCGGCAAATTTTTCGCGCCCGCCCAGCGCACTGCCTCAATTAAATTTTCGGTCGTGTTGGCTTCGATGAAATACTGCGCCGCCCCGCCGATTTTTAAAGTCGTGAAAGGGGCAAGCGAAATATTTTGTTGGATGTTTGATTCAACGAATGACAAAGGTTTTTCCTGAT
This genomic window from Acidobacteriota bacterium contains:
- a CDS encoding four helix bundle protein, giving the protein MATFTKFEDIKAWQKAREVTRTIYELTANDRFARDFGLRDQIRRAAVSIMANIAEGFGRHSDKEFSYFLSMSHGSIAEVQSHLYIALDLRYIEQKDFSMLYRSLDETSRMTLALAQHLRKPKP
- a CDS encoding CHAT domain-containing tetratricopeptide repeat protein — its product is MKITIITLLFFLLLPQQSVQELGTLENGAVVKHDIAENEIYAYRLPLEANQYLRVTVKQLKIDLVVTLRDPQGNVVLQSDVAAGLVEVERIAVVTQTAGVYQLEIRTAKGASAKGAFEITVADIHPATATDLKFVTAERLYEEAERLRVKGDAASLGNALEKYQQYLALARELGDAQAQASTHQMISIVYRLLGDSANALEHLNLSLPLIRSTSNRMIEAGILNSIGNLYAFQGDAPKSVDYYLQAIALLHQLGAKLQESSLLHNLGGVYLQIGEIEKAFTSLEQALAIRRAAGDVRGEANTVNALGQAYGASSDYAKTEEYLQQALPLARKVNDRRLEAAIFNNLAVVYKEAGQYQQALQSCQQALDIYATVIDRRLEIIALNNLGLIYLQMNDYQKAQEAFDKAHQLSVASQDALGDAKALANLGLIYAAQGKPDEALKTLRQALTIQQTIKSRTDEAFTLKGIAEVERSLGNLSAARLAMESAIEIIESVRSRINNQDIQTAFFSSKREFYETLTDILMQMHTAEPANNYQAAALQTSERGKARGLLDMLTEARVQFTQGVDATLITRRAAIQKELNAKEQYRIRLLAGKHTNTQVEIVEKELRQLLGDFQEVRAKIRATNPRYAAMMQPQPLTLAEIQQQVLDKDTLLLEYSLGKDRSYLWAVTTNSIRSFTLPSRFEIESKAKRIYELLTARNRNIANESIEQKLMRVKLADEAFRKEAAELSRMILAPAASLFANKRLLIVGEGWLQYLPFAALPKPTSQNPLIVENEIVTLPSSSVLTAMRRDSAETTATRKTLAIFADPVFSTEDMRVKQLAAKKASAETLTNTLALRSGNDAGLSNFYRLPSSRQEAEAIIEVVPQSQRLAALDFAANKPLALSESLTQYRIIHFATHALLNGKTPELSGIVLSLTDEAGKSVDGFLRLHEIYNLQLNADLVVLSGCKTALGKDVKGEGLIGLTRGFMYAGARSVVASLWSVEDRATAELMKQFYKAYLGNQLTTAAALRAAQVEMIKAKKAPYYWAAFTLQGEWR
- a CDS encoding D-glycerate dehydrogenase, whose product is MMKKIFATADIGTPALNRLRELGYAVEVYTEIEPPPQALIIEKIQSGIDGLITTLRDKLDETVFATGAGTLKVIGQMAVGIDNIDREAANRYGIPFTNTPDVLTEATAEFALFMMGAVSRKLYPSEKLVEENRWGCWHPYHPFLGDEVTGKTVAVIGAGRIGKAFAKKCIGLDMDVLLYNAHSRDERFVEFAAREMQLRFDAGFSRRLHRIAYVSFETALRDADYVSLHLPLKMPGQSDTPTFQLINQGALELMKPTAYLINTSRGAVVDERALYEALLNKKIAGAALDVFEKEPLPKDSFLRDGRLKDRLRLFHHFASGTQETRLSPDPDTGMAGRAVQGVIDVLENHYQGDLTAMPFVVNKEAFGEK
- a CDS encoding sigma-70 family RNA polymerase sigma factor translates to MEDAALNRVGWTITQEAFDKFLVCLDADRVLAGEAYERVRSKLISFFAWRGFHFAEDHADETINRVVRKIDHGDEIRDVSTYVFGVARMLTLELLKEREKHNAALNELPPPVEENRDEDEDAQIRIACLKQCLQNLTEENRDMILAYYTQEKGAKIENRKRLAERLKLPLNALRIRALRVREKLEKCITHCQKQMIAGRNRGGNLYRLERK
- the bshB1 gene encoding bacillithiol biosynthesis deacetylase BshB1, which gives rise to MNDQLHLDVLAVGAHPDDVELGCGGTLAKLAAMGYRVGILDMTRGETGTRGTPEIRAQEAEAAAKVLNLAIRDNLELPDAHVCLNDESRVRMVRKIRRYRPRIMFTHFWEDPHPDHVNTCRIVREAAHLAGLAKYDDASNQLRHRPNTVAHFMFPHTITPTFMVDISEYAEQKRQAVCCYRSQLFDASSKEPQTYLSDEKFVQRLESKDLFFGYTIGCDQAEGFVVREALNVHDPVDLLTRKMSMYS
- the bshA gene encoding N-acetyl-alpha-D-glucosaminyl L-malate synthase BshA, whose translation is MKIGITCYPSYGGSGIVGAELGVELAKRGHSVHFVSYAPPMRLGNEEREGVQFHPVDMFTYPLFEYPPYTDALASKLKEVAVQEKLDVLHMHYAIPHSISAYLAREMLKPERYLPTVTTLHGTDITLVGRDPSFLSITQFGIEQSDGVTAISKYLRAATWETFCMGCDIQVIYNFIDADYYHREPHEALKKQIAPKGEKIILHISTFRPVKRIGDCIEVLARMRELENGSGSRFGVKLVMCGDGPERDDAEALADSLGISECVIFAGKQPQSVIRDYLSIADLLLLPSLTESFGLVALEAMACEVPVIATRVGGIPEVVVENETGFMFEVGDIQGMAEAALKILNDQALQERLGRRGHDLAVSEFTTDKIIPQYEALYEKLVREHA
- a CDS encoding DNA topology modulation protein, with protein sequence MNKILIIGSGGAGKSTFARQLSKILQIEVIHLDSLYWQAGWVEMPKPEWKRLLAELLMRDAWIMDGNYSGTLELRIEACDTIIFLDIAPLICLWRIFKRWARYRNQRRPDMAEGCLEKLSFEFIVWILNYRNRTRPKVIKVLQEKAVDKNVLWLRSTREVEKFLEGAKQA
- a CDS encoding UDP-N-acetylmuramate dehydrogenase; translated protein: MSFVESNIQQNISLAPFTTLKIGGAAQYFIEANTTENLIEAVRWAGAKNLPVFVLGGGSNIVVADAGFQGLVIHNRIRGIAFSPTPTEFANSPSPETLVTVGAGENWSAFVELVVAKNLAGVECLSGIPGNVGSTPIQNVGAYGQDVSETIVTVEAFDLQTNALVELSAADCEFGYRASRFKHRDRHRFMVTKVTYKLLHGGKPQIHYAELKKFIDEQGMREPSLAQVSQAVYEIRKRKAMVLSDDPDSQSVGSFFVNPVVSQEALAQIRKRAEKFLQAGEQMPAFAGAGREVKLSAAWLIERAGIRRGTIFGNVGTSSKHALAIINRGGGTAREVIAFADHIKSRVLDSFGVELTPEPVFIGFE